In one window of Streptomyces roseofulvus DNA:
- a CDS encoding Wadjet anti-phage system protein JetD domain-containing protein has product MELSEPLSWRLSHSWALQTDELLQELRGWRDPDEMRKELLALMAPVPELEWERALLEGCPVGSALRVPLGSAVGTEAWTAYEAAVRAASVWWPADLAGERLSAKELAGLALGGSKKWTPARQAAFENLVGVSFDLAVDEADIDVRVRGPLRWRVGSVAADASVANPWIAVPAGALRLVGEVEHGGRGVFLVENSDTFERVCAIPEVTSQWLCVWGKGYVTNQLVALLEWMQPQRLAIWGDLDADGIAIIDDISRRLGRKVHAVGMEVELWRAGPYREQEPEQYVKAQSLAARMADEGPVELRALASEIAVTGESLEQEPLHRKVLPRLVELLGAVPAGG; this is encoded by the coding sequence TTGGAGCTTTCGGAACCGCTGAGTTGGCGCCTGTCTCATTCGTGGGCGCTGCAGACGGATGAGTTGTTGCAGGAGTTGCGGGGGTGGCGGGACCCGGATGAGATGCGCAAGGAGCTGCTCGCGTTGATGGCCCCTGTTCCTGAATTGGAGTGGGAGCGGGCACTGTTGGAGGGGTGTCCGGTGGGCTCGGCGCTTCGGGTTCCGTTGGGGAGTGCCGTGGGAACGGAGGCTTGGACGGCTTATGAGGCTGCCGTGCGGGCGGCTTCGGTGTGGTGGCCGGCGGATTTGGCTGGGGAGCGGTTGTCTGCCAAGGAGTTGGCTGGCCTTGCTCTGGGCGGTTCGAAGAAGTGGACTCCTGCTCGGCAGGCTGCCTTTGAGAACTTGGTCGGGGTGAGTTTTGACCTCGCGGTCGATGAGGCTGATATCGACGTTCGTGTGAGAGGTCCTCTGCGGTGGCGGGTGGGGTCAGTGGCTGCCGATGCTTCGGTGGCCAACCCGTGGATCGCGGTGCCTGCTGGGGCGTTGCGGCTGGTGGGTGAGGTTGAGCACGGAGGTCGGGGGGTGTTCCTGGTGGAGAACTCGGACACCTTTGAGCGTGTATGTGCGATTCCCGAGGTGACGTCGCAGTGGCTGTGCGTCTGGGGCAAGGGGTACGTGACGAACCAGCTGGTCGCGCTGCTGGAGTGGATGCAGCCTCAGCGGCTCGCGATCTGGGGGGATTTGGATGCTGATGGGATCGCGATCATTGACGATATCTCTCGACGGCTCGGCCGGAAGGTGCACGCGGTTGGGATGGAGGTTGAGTTGTGGCGTGCTGGGCCGTACAGGGAGCAGGAGCCTGAGCAGTATGTGAAGGCTCAGTCGTTGGCGGCTCGGATGGCTGATGAGGGGCCTGTGGAGCTGCGGGCGTTGGCGTCGGAGATCGCGGTGACGGGCGAGTCGTTGGAGCAGGAGCCTTTGCACAGGAAGGTGCTGCCGCGTTTGGTGGAGCTGTTGGGTGCGGTGCCGGCCGGTGGGTGA
- a CDS encoding DEAD/DEAH box helicase, protein MMWVMVTPVASAVPRPAGRPVLRSDQERGLAAAVRHLRRPRTRALYVAATGTGKTLVSIRVADELAARLVLVVVPTLDLAVQTALAWRRDGHLEHMVIVSSMDTGAHDALAARRVGSTSSPQALAALMSVVGEEDDQLPALTVISTYDSLDKIEATQHTCYTVPPFDLAIMDEAHRIAGRADKKWAMVNDAARIHAERRLYMTATPRSFAAPDLADSASTARRHPRTPSAPAVDAVANSMDNEAVYGKKVFEYPLAQAIADGVAADYRIVVPTVTDTELRARLNLLAVGTPSGSDSPEGALRTTALHLAVLNAMAKHSMRRVLVFFHLVEDSVRFTRELPHTLRRLRTADPDCFPGLDPDVFHVHGDHTADQRTDIFARFAASPRAILTNAKVIAEGIDIPSVDAVVFADPTSSITRCVQGLGRALRLDVSGKTASLIVPVYIPPSEDPENILGTPYEPVWAITTALASHDHRILERLPDKTNRLTTETSRLIQHRWHFDYTIHPERIARGMDLIAFNPRGTLTRTRREGLASAQAFHDTYGHLDVPAEHTDPAGFELGRFITTMRDAATAGRLEPDWIAELDALGMIWDKHQAAWRARLTAVADYHQAHGHLAAPATTPLGAWLAEQRSLATHGHLDTARAADLTAIDPDWQLPHGPDWHRKYHLLRRHLQTGQPLTPDTTTGNINLGSWATRQLTTWNTLDPGQHRLLAALDLTPATSPLAPRPTTRRTFAQTVQILELFLHRERRAPAARETITVDGDTVKIGPWFAKTRTKMRAGQLDAEHARLIAALFEGEWTSENPAPAFT, encoded by the coding sequence ATGATGTGGGTCATGGTCACTCCGGTCGCGTCCGCTGTCCCTCGCCCTGCCGGTCGTCCTGTGCTGCGTTCGGACCAGGAGCGGGGTCTTGCTGCTGCGGTCAGGCATTTGCGTCGCCCGCGTACCCGGGCTTTGTATGTGGCGGCGACGGGGACGGGTAAGACTCTGGTGTCGATCCGGGTCGCGGACGAGCTCGCAGCGCGCCTGGTTCTGGTCGTCGTGCCCACGTTGGACCTGGCGGTTCAGACGGCGCTCGCGTGGCGCCGGGATGGTCATCTGGAGCACATGGTGATCGTGTCCTCGATGGACACCGGCGCGCACGATGCGCTTGCCGCCCGCAGGGTCGGTTCCACCAGCAGCCCGCAGGCCCTTGCAGCATTGATGTCGGTGGTGGGGGAGGAGGACGACCAGCTGCCTGCCCTGACGGTTATCTCGACCTACGACTCACTCGACAAGATCGAGGCGACGCAGCACACCTGCTACACCGTGCCACCCTTCGACCTCGCCATCATGGACGAGGCGCACCGCATCGCCGGCCGGGCGGACAAGAAGTGGGCAATGGTCAACGACGCGGCACGGATCCATGCCGAGCGCCGTCTCTACATGACGGCCACCCCGCGCAGCTTTGCCGCACCCGACCTGGCGGACTCCGCCTCGACTGCCCGCCGCCACCCCCGAACCCCTTCCGCACCGGCGGTGGATGCGGTGGCGAACAGCATGGACAACGAGGCCGTGTACGGGAAGAAGGTCTTCGAGTACCCGCTGGCGCAGGCCATTGCTGACGGCGTGGCCGCGGACTACCGCATCGTGGTTCCCACCGTCACCGACACCGAGCTCCGCGCTCGCCTCAACCTTCTCGCCGTCGGCACACCCTCGGGTTCGGACTCGCCAGAGGGGGCGCTGCGCACCACCGCCCTCCACCTCGCTGTCCTGAACGCCATGGCCAAGCACTCCATGCGCCGAGTCCTGGTCTTCTTCCACCTGGTCGAGGACTCCGTTCGCTTCACCCGCGAACTGCCTCACACCCTGCGCCGCCTCCGCACCGCCGACCCCGACTGCTTCCCCGGCCTCGACCCCGACGTCTTCCACGTCCACGGCGACCACACCGCCGACCAGCGCACCGACATCTTCGCCCGCTTCGCCGCCTCACCCCGCGCGATCCTCACCAACGCGAAAGTGATCGCCGAAGGCATCGACATCCCCAGCGTCGACGCCGTCGTCTTCGCCGACCCCACCAGCAGCATCACCCGCTGCGTCCAAGGCCTCGGCCGCGCCCTTCGCCTGGACGTCTCCGGCAAGACCGCCAGCCTCATCGTCCCCGTTTACATCCCGCCCAGCGAGGACCCCGAGAACATCCTCGGCACCCCCTACGAACCGGTCTGGGCCATCACCACCGCCCTGGCCAGCCACGACCACCGCATCCTCGAACGCCTCCCCGACAAGACCAACCGCCTCACCACCGAGACCAGCCGTCTCATCCAGCACCGCTGGCACTTCGACTACACGATCCACCCCGAACGCATCGCCCGCGGCATGGACCTCATCGCGTTCAACCCCCGCGGCACCCTGACCCGCACCCGCCGCGAAGGCCTCGCTTCCGCCCAGGCCTTCCATGACACCTACGGTCACCTCGATGTGCCCGCCGAACACACCGACCCGGCAGGCTTCGAACTCGGCCGCTTCATCACCACGATGCGTGACGCCGCGACCGCCGGCCGCCTCGAACCCGACTGGATCGCCGAGCTCGACGCGCTCGGCATGATCTGGGACAAACACCAGGCCGCCTGGCGCGCCCGCCTTACCGCTGTCGCTGATTACCACCAGGCGCACGGCCACCTCGCCGCCCCCGCCACCACCCCCCTCGGGGCCTGGCTCGCCGAACAACGCTCCCTCGCCACACACGGCCACCTAGACACCGCCCGTGCCGCCGACCTCACCGCCATCGACCCCGACTGGCAACTGCCCCACGGCCCCGACTGGCACCGTAAGTACCACTTGCTGCGCCGCCACCTCCAGACCGGCCAGCCCCTCACCCCCGACACCACCACCGGCAACATCAACCTCGGCAGCTGGGCCACCCGCCAGCTCACCACGTGGAACACTCTCGACCCGGGCCAGCACCGCCTCCTGGCAGCCCTCGATCTCACCCCCGCCACAAGCCCCCTGGCGCCCCGCCCCACGACCCGGCGCACCTTCGCCCAGACCGTCCAGATCCTTGAACTCTTCCTCCACCGTGAACGCCGTGCCCCCGCAGCCCGCGAGACGATCACCGTTGACGGCGACACCGTGAAGATCGGCCCCTGGTTTGCCAAGACCCGCACCAAGATGCGCGCCGGCCAGCTCGACGCCGAACACGCACGCCTCATCGCCGCCCTCTTCGAAGGCGAGTGGACCAGCGAGAATCCTGCTCCAGCCTTCACCTGA
- a CDS encoding DEAD/DEAH box helicase: protein MLHDLPAQRLPSELWTRQRAAADCVLNDFAMGHARVQVIMPCGTGKTHLAVHIAHEVAPDSRSLTVMPTLDLLNQTARVWHNSGRPGHYVGLCSDKQTSEPVLSGVLTMTSDPARLAAAVRGADGPVSIFATYASLPKLVEAHQRHLLPRWDIAVVDEAHRTAGARAKPWAVIHDDDAIPARHRLYLTATPRIWDVNRGITTEPIASMDDTDLYGRVTYRYSLAEAIHEGRLADYRIAAPEIHDPHLHAFLAGRKGNGAHHTPQADAMRVAAAQLTLFKAREEHGIRRTVVFSRSIVQSEAFAETLPETAAAIPGGHAEDLWVASVHSRNGRRDRRERLARFAQPPQETCEGRLAELSVLCNVRLCVEGVDFPLADSVLFADPKQSTIDIVQAIGRALRIGPSMNKISTLVIPVLFGPGQRAEDATFGTPYHLLHQVMIALKAYDEHYFRRLPISGPRLLLPTPASAIRPARAPEIAPHLMLRIMEPEPDIWETGMACAQAFFDTHGHLIVPSNHITDDGFHLGCWLGYQRALKAAGNLSAARVAALASCNIPWAHPKNSTETFLDIAQAYACEHGHLLPEPAEAYQGRPLGEWLAEQRRQAADGTLPAPYQRALKDIDRWWNPAWPEEWQRMCARARTHDQTLAIPAGPLPADADDLTCWLDEQFDSFPALAQGQQAQLAALPLQHDPLALALRRAVGSQAAFHARGLRAARRFYRTHQHLRVPAAYLDDHTNPRFPLGKWIADLRVLAPAGLLSREEIDSVEPLAMEWAPQPQQESTATLPGTSTNTTDEHPPVQRLQLALGVADLHEHGQDFWVAGREPSPPMLPDVILNGGRRMLLSMPAGGGKTMTVATAVHAAASRACLVLGPDRTYLHDVVKTWRMVSRRPLAGINIQPTHSGKAGDKLTTAGQLADWMAQQPPGALVVARYSDAGLIAESHRDHHLPPWEHLVVEEAHRTFEGITSSDHPDAVIHYDDGILAYKRVYLTATPRIPNELPRPGDSRTEIAWAVDMPAQPIFGTHHPSVDRAQLVDKGLLSPYRLMRIQVPELPRFPIWRAQALGAAHLIEQHRLRRVVAVLPDRKEAEAFACQLAVHMLDAKILIPRQGAVYYPHNQPVIRCQRATDPMPPDLDAMVLPSSAYTTLELVDVLSPLMGQHAQRAAQTAIIVPEPVAPDDDAPAVAPPAVLRQIAAALWAHDPGGPC, encoded by the coding sequence GTGCTGCACGACCTGCCTGCCCAACGCCTGCCCAGCGAACTGTGGACGCGCCAGCGCGCTGCGGCGGACTGTGTCCTCAACGACTTCGCCATGGGCCATGCGCGTGTGCAGGTCATCATGCCGTGCGGCACGGGAAAGACCCATCTCGCCGTGCACATCGCCCACGAAGTCGCCCCCGACAGCCGCAGCCTGACCGTGATGCCGACCCTGGACCTGCTCAACCAGACCGCCCGCGTCTGGCACAACTCCGGTCGGCCCGGCCACTACGTCGGACTGTGCTCCGACAAGCAGACCAGCGAACCCGTCCTGAGCGGCGTGCTCACCATGACCAGCGACCCCGCCCGGCTGGCCGCCGCCGTGCGCGGCGCCGACGGGCCCGTCAGCATCTTCGCCACCTACGCCTCGCTGCCCAAACTCGTCGAGGCCCACCAGCGTCACCTGCTGCCGCGCTGGGACATCGCGGTCGTCGACGAAGCCCACCGCACCGCCGGCGCCCGCGCCAAACCGTGGGCCGTCATCCACGACGACGACGCCATCCCCGCCCGCCACCGGCTCTACCTCACCGCCACGCCCCGGATCTGGGACGTCAATCGTGGCATCACCACCGAGCCGATCGCCTCCATGGACGACACCGACCTCTATGGTCGCGTCACCTACCGTTACTCGCTGGCTGAGGCCATCCACGAGGGACGGCTCGCTGACTACCGCATCGCCGCCCCCGAAATCCACGACCCGCACCTGCACGCCTTCCTGGCCGGGCGCAAGGGCAACGGCGCCCACCACACCCCCCAGGCCGATGCCATGCGGGTGGCGGCGGCCCAGCTGACCCTGTTCAAAGCACGCGAAGAGCACGGCATCCGCCGCACGGTCGTCTTCAGCCGCAGCATCGTCCAAAGCGAGGCCTTCGCCGAAACCCTGCCCGAAACCGCCGCCGCCATCCCCGGCGGCCACGCCGAGGACCTGTGGGTCGCCAGCGTCCACTCCCGCAACGGCCGCCGCGACAGGCGCGAGCGCCTGGCCCGATTCGCCCAGCCCCCGCAAGAGACATGCGAGGGCCGGCTGGCGGAGCTGAGTGTGCTGTGCAACGTCCGCCTGTGCGTCGAAGGCGTCGACTTCCCGCTGGCCGACTCCGTGCTCTTCGCCGATCCCAAGCAGAGCACCATCGACATCGTCCAGGCGATCGGCCGCGCGCTGCGCATCGGCCCTAGCATGAACAAGATCTCCACCCTGGTCATCCCGGTGCTCTTCGGGCCCGGTCAACGCGCCGAGGACGCCACGTTCGGCACCCCGTACCACCTGCTGCACCAGGTCATGATCGCTCTCAAGGCGTACGACGAGCACTACTTCCGCCGCCTGCCCATCAGCGGCCCCCGACTCCTGCTGCCCACACCGGCTTCCGCCATCCGGCCCGCGCGCGCTCCGGAGATCGCCCCGCACCTGATGCTGCGGATCATGGAACCAGAGCCCGACATCTGGGAGACCGGGATGGCCTGCGCCCAAGCCTTCTTCGACACACACGGCCACCTGATCGTCCCCAGCAACCACATCACCGACGACGGCTTCCACCTCGGCTGCTGGCTGGGCTACCAGCGCGCCCTCAAGGCCGCCGGCAACCTCTCCGCAGCCCGCGTCGCCGCGCTGGCCAGCTGCAACATACCCTGGGCGCACCCCAAGAACAGCACGGAGACGTTCCTGGACATCGCCCAGGCATACGCCTGCGAGCACGGCCACCTGCTCCCCGAGCCGGCAGAGGCCTATCAGGGACGCCCCCTGGGCGAGTGGCTCGCCGAGCAGCGCCGCCAGGCAGCCGATGGCACCCTGCCCGCCCCCTACCAGCGCGCACTGAAGGACATCGACCGCTGGTGGAACCCCGCCTGGCCCGAAGAGTGGCAGCGCATGTGCGCCCGCGCCCGTACCCACGACCAGACCCTGGCCATCCCGGCGGGCCCGCTGCCGGCCGACGCCGACGACCTCACCTGCTGGCTGGACGAACAGTTCGACTCCTTCCCCGCCCTCGCTCAGGGCCAGCAGGCACAACTGGCCGCGCTGCCCCTGCAGCATGACCCCCTCGCCCTCGCGCTGCGCCGCGCCGTCGGCAGCCAGGCCGCTTTCCACGCCCGCGGTCTGCGCGCCGCCCGGCGCTTCTACCGCACCCACCAGCACTTGCGCGTACCCGCTGCCTATCTCGACGACCACACCAACCCGCGCTTCCCGCTGGGCAAGTGGATCGCCGACCTGCGCGTCCTCGCCCCCGCGGGCCTCCTCAGCCGCGAAGAGATCGACTCCGTCGAACCCCTGGCCATGGAATGGGCCCCCCAACCCCAGCAGGAGAGCACGGCCACGCTCCCCGGGACATCCACGAACACCACCGACGAGCACCCGCCTGTTCAGCGGCTGCAGCTGGCACTCGGTGTCGCTGACCTGCATGAACACGGTCAGGATTTCTGGGTCGCGGGCCGCGAACCGTCACCTCCCATGCTGCCCGACGTCATCCTCAACGGTGGCCGGCGCATGCTGCTCAGCATGCCGGCCGGGGGAGGCAAGACCATGACGGTAGCGACAGCGGTCCACGCAGCCGCGAGCCGCGCGTGCCTGGTGCTCGGGCCGGACCGGACCTACCTCCACGACGTGGTCAAGACCTGGCGCATGGTCAGCCGACGACCGCTCGCGGGCATTAACATCCAGCCCACCCACAGTGGCAAGGCGGGCGACAAGCTGACCACCGCAGGCCAACTGGCCGACTGGATGGCACAACAGCCTCCGGGAGCCCTCGTCGTGGCTCGCTACAGCGATGCCGGGCTCATCGCCGAAAGCCACCGCGACCACCACCTGCCGCCCTGGGAACATCTCGTCGTCGAGGAAGCTCACCGCACGTTCGAAGGCATCACCAGCTCGGACCATCCGGACGCCGTGATCCACTACGACGACGGCATCCTCGCCTACAAGCGCGTCTACCTGACGGCCACACCCCGCATCCCCAACGAGCTGCCCCGCCCTGGAGACAGCCGAACCGAGATCGCCTGGGCCGTGGACATGCCCGCCCAGCCGATCTTCGGCACCCACCACCCCAGCGTGGACCGCGCACAGCTCGTGGACAAAGGACTGCTCAGCCCCTACCGGCTGATGCGGATCCAAGTACCCGAACTGCCCAGATTCCCCATCTGGCGAGCCCAGGCCCTCGGAGCAGCCCACCTCATCGAACAGCACCGCCTGCGCCGCGTGGTAGCCGTGCTCCCGGACCGGAAGGAGGCCGAAGCCTTCGCCTGCCAACTCGCCGTCCACATGCTCGACGCGAAGATCCTCATCCCCCGGCAGGGGGCCGTGTACTACCCGCACAACCAGCCGGTGATCCGCTGCCAGCGCGCGACCGACCCCATGCCCCCCGACCTCGACGCCATGGTGCTCCCCTCCAGCGCCTACACCACGCTGGAACTGGTTGACGTCCTCTCGCCCCTGATGGGTCAGCACGCACAACGCGCCGCGCAGACAGCGATCATCGTCCCCGAGCCGGTTGCCCCCGACGATGACGCACCCGCAGTCGCGCCCCCAGCCGTCCTGCGCCAGATCGCAGCGGCACTGTGGGCGCATGATCCTGGCGGTCCTTGCTAG